One Dromiciops gliroides isolate mDroGli1 chromosome 3, mDroGli1.pri, whole genome shotgun sequence DNA segment encodes these proteins:
- the LOC122745509 gene encoding olfactory receptor 13H1-like, which produces MDGGNETDVTYFILIGLSEYPRAQVIFFCLLLMSYLIILLGNSLILFLIHYDSRLHTPMYFFLSNLSFMDMCYTSSSVPQVLINCLVRIPSISLDQCLAQMCAGLYFGVAECLLLAVMAYDRCIAIGDPLRYSIRMSSQLCVKLAVVSWVIAFLLTVVPTLTMPLEFCGHHRINHFSCELLAILKRACNDLKFYEWLMMATSSLTLLAPFTFILASYGRILVAVLKMNSAEGRKKAFSTCSSHITVVVIFYGTAISVYMMPQDKASQDQDKIISILYGILPPMLNPLIYSLRNKDVKMAFRKLMGEKNVS; this is translated from the coding sequence atGGATGGAGGAAATGAAACAGATGTGACCTATTTTATTCTGATTGGACTCTCAGAGTATCCCAGAGCCCAAGTCATCTTCTTCTGCTTGCTCTTAATGTCCTATCTTATCATATTACTTGGGAACAGTCTTATTCTCTTCTTGATCCACTATGATTCCCGACTCCACACTCCCATGTATTTCTTTCTCAGTAACCTGTCCTTCATGGACATGTGCTACACTTCATCGAGTGTGCCTCAGGTTCTCATCAACTGCTTGGTCAGGATTCCCTCCATCTCCCTGgaccagtgtctggcacagatgTGTGCTGGCCTTTACTTCGGGGTTGCAGAATGCCTCCTGCTGGCCGTCATGGCCTATGATCGCTGTATTGCCATTGGTGACCCACTGCGCTACAGCATCAGGATGAGTTCACAGCTCTGTGTCAAGCTGGCAGTGGTGTCCTGGGTGATAGCCTTTCTGCTGACTGTGGTTCCGACCCTTACAATGCCACTGGAGTTCTGTGGTCATCACAGGATCAATCACTTCTCCTGTGAACTCCTGGCTATCCTCAAGCGTGCTTGCAATGATCTGAAGTTCTATGAATGGTTGATGATGGCCACCAGCTCCCTGACTCTCCTTGCACCCTTTACCTTCATCCTTGCCTCCTATGGGCGCATCCTTGTGGCTGTCCTGAAGATGAACTCAGCAGAGGGTCGAAAGAAGGCTTTCTCCACCTGCAGCTCTCATATAACTGTGGTTGTTATCTTCTATGGTACAGCCATCTCAGTGTACATGATGCCACAGGACAAGGCCAGTCAAGATCAGGATAAGATCATCTCCATATTATATGGTATTCTTCCACCCAtgctcaaccctctcatttacaGCCTCAGGAATAAGGATGTGAAGATGGCATTCAGGAAACTAATGGGGGAGAAGAATGTCTCCTAA